The genomic window GGGATCCGCGTGTTTACACACTCCCAGGTCAGTCAAAGTCCCTGTGGCCTTTTAGACTGTCCTACTCTCTACTAACTTTCAGTATTAAAGAAAGAACAACTCCCCAGCTTACATTATGCGTTTGAATGCGAGGAAAATGTTCATTATACTTGAATGCTAGCTTCAAATTGAAAGGGCCTGAGCTAGCTGTTTAGCCTTGCTTGCTAACTACCCGGTAGATCAGTTGTCAGTATGAAAACTCGGGTGGACAAATTCCCTTCCCAATTCGAAGGCTAGAATAATGAGCCTAAGCACACAGCACACTTTAACTCTGAAGAATTAAGCCTATCTTATAAATAAGGTAACCCGTTGTTCACGCGCTGAAGAGCATAGCCACTATCTCTATCTGATCACCTCTGATAGATTTCTGCAGAACTTGAGTCAGGACTAAAAAGTGAGCAGCTATTTTGGGCTTCATGCAGCTGTGCATTCTTGTAAATGTGCTGGGCTTAAAAGACCAAAGGACAGGGGGATTTGGGGGAGTTTTAGGTCTGTCACCCAATTCTAGTGACAAGTCCTCGATATGAAATGCCgttacattcattttaattttgttagtCATGCAATTGATTGTGATTGTGAGCACTACTTTGCGTGTTTATCTGGATCAAACCTTTAGTCTGCTCAGTGGCGTGTCGAGATGGGTGGCACTGGAACCCCtggaaatccaattggccaccccaaaatcctaaactatatTGGTTTTTTGCCTTGTCataggtggggtttctgttcaAATCtgtaatttgggatgagttaaaatgctgacagtagatttctttattagtgccctcaaatgtgactttgaaaaaaaacatattttgtaagtccttaaagaattaagatTAGAAGacttatgccactttgtcatgttttttttttttattaagtcaaagggaatataacaactgtttaatactttaatgaaagtaggttgtgaagacagaaagggtgaatgttatttatttgtaaatgcactggccacccctgcctttGTGACCCCTTTTTGACCAAcgcgaaccgggttgtatttctgggctggtgctcgcgctgattcggagctggttgaattgcgaaccaacacagcacccatttgtttttccacccattcgagcccgtggaagaggcacgtcatgacgtcagatttaagtgaccacttttcccagcagcactagcgcaaactttccctcacaacaacatcaATGGCGAACAACGGCAGCTTTTCTCCTcagccgaccactgctttgccttggaatccattagtctcttttattttttagctgTAGGACAATGGCAGAAACACATTTGGTGTTTTTGATGATGGCAACTCTGcgccccgcccctcgcccctgacgtaagcagtttgcagttctagaccagcaaggAGTTGGAGcccggccgggagccggttcactcgcagtcgaaacacgaaaaaccggttctcaattgagcatcGGCTCCGAattggccctgaaactgcctcggtcgaaaaggggtatgagagagcctcagttggtccaccccggtcaaaaagtcCTCGACACGCCCCTGAGTCTGCCATGACAGTTTGGGAATTTAACTGGTGTTTCTGTAACTTTTTGACATACTAAAAATCATCATGTCTGTTTACTCTCATGTGTCAAGATGAAGGAGTCGATAATGAACCAGGAGAAGCTCGCCAAACTGCAGGCGCAGGTCCGCATAGGCGGCAAGGTGAGTTGGAGTAATGCGCATGCACCTTTTAAAACAGGTTTTTCAAAGAGATTACTCATTGGGCTCATTCATTAAATCTGTTTCTTTTGTCCTCTCAAGGGGTCAGCTCGCAGGAAGAAGAAGGTGGTTCACAGAACAGCAACAGCAGATGATAAGAAGTTGCAGTTCTCCCTCAAGAAGCTGGGAGTCAACAACATCTCTGGCATTGAGGAGGTACAGGATATTCTTACATTCATCCATTGTCTTCCTCCGCTTATGTACACAAATAAGTAGGTAGACAGGTCTTCATTTTGGTGAGGATTTAGTAATATATACTTAACATTACATATCCTAtaccagtggttcccaaagtgtgggtcgggaccccatgGGGGGTCGCGGGACACAAATagagggtcgtgagatgtcttccagaatgttttttttttttaccgattatagtaaaaaatatcagctCAACTTGaagtaaaaccttgaaaaaagaaaatgtaatgagttttctgtctttctttttgccagatgactcctaagtttagggttagtgaacagttaattatcaaaagcatcagaagcagtaggttcattcataacaggaaaaacagccacatgctcatataggtagggtcattatctgcaaaccagctaaatgaagccacattaaatcactgtgagggacagtgggagtctcgagtctttggcacctatattttgggggtcgcgggctaaaacgtttgggaacccctgccctatactatatattacattattaaatGATTATATACAACATCATACATGGAGAAATGTGAATGCATTGATCTGATAATCAGTCCAATACATACATCACCTCTGTCCATGTTATCTGTAAAAggttttggtttaaaaaaaaaaaagaaactcctTTTATGCATGCATGGTGCTATATCATTGACTAAATACTTGTTGTTGCCAGTAAGCATCCCTCTTATGAAAAGGGTCATATGTCTGGAACAAAGTCTAATCACCTGTTGaaacaataacataaatatTGCTTCCAGTGGccttacttctttttttctccttcaaatCATCTGATGTCCTGCTGTAGGTGAATATGTTCACAAACCAGGGAACAGTGATCCATTTCAACAATCCCAAAGTTCAGGCCTCCTTGGCTGCCAACACCTTCACAATCACAGGGCATGCTGAGAACAAGCAGCTCACAGAGATGCTTCCAGGGATCCTAAACCAGCTGGGAGCTGACAGTCTGACCAGCCTCCGGAGATTAGCAGAGACTCTGCCCAAACCAGGTACCCATAAAGCTCTTAGGGATTTATTTGCATGCataagtgtgcgtgtgtggtaTCTTTCAACATTGAGTTGACTGTCCATCTCCTCCCTTTTCATAGCTGGAGAGAACAACCCCCCCATGGTTACTgttgaagaggaggatgatgaggtTCCAGGTAGGaaaattaacctttttttaaagatttgcaTACATTCTCATAAATATTAGACTCATAATTACTACTTGGCAGTTTAGAAGGGACTGTCCTTGGTGTTAGTGTTTTTGGAGTTTTACATGATGTCATTAGTTTAACTATAGTAGGTGTCAGTGACAGTATTTCAGAACACAAGAAAAGCCTTTTGTGAGTTTATTCAAGGGGCTGATCATTTGgttttgtttctatttataAGCAAGTTTAATTGGTATGGTAAACCTTTCTTATGCTCATTGAGACATATTTCTaatctttgtatgttttttgtctgtttccaCATTTCTTTGcccctctgttttcatttcagatctTGTTGAAAACTTTGACGAGGCTTCAAAGGATGAGGCAAACTAGCCAGCAACAATACAAGGCTCCTCTCGACTCACTGTTCTTTGACAAAGCAGCATTTTATAATTGTTCAGCTCTGTTATTGGTCCTTGCCAACTAGCAAAAGTAGCTTTTAATTGTAACATTGACAATTGAGCTAATACAAGTCAGATTAACTTTTATGGCTGTTAATACCCTTCGTCTGATTCACCTCGTTCTACAGTACCAGTGAAATACTTAAACTTGGTGGAATGTGCaaacctctctctttctcacgcTGTCTCTCCTGCATGGTGATGCTTACACATCAAAAATGTATTGGTGGAATTGAtcatgtaataaaaaaattcagATATATCTCTCTGTTAAGTTTTGGTTAATGAGCTCCAATATCTTTCCTTCATTTAAGGATTTAACATGTTAACTTTGTTGACTTCATTATGTTTGAACTAGTGGCCCAAGTTTTATCATCTTTGTCATAACTGGCTTTGATGTTGGAACAGTTGACTTCATTTATGGGCTGTGAATGATTTCTCACTTTGTTCAGCCTGAAGTGACCTCGGTGCTGTACATAGTGCTACAATCTGTAAACGTATTAATGAAAGTGATTTCAGTTTGTAGCCTTGATGAAAGTACTACATGGAATTGCAAGGGATTTTTTGCTTTATTCACACTTACTAATCTAATATCAGAGAAAAAGATGTGATGCTATTTTAATCCAAGGTTTAGTTGAAAAATCCATCACAGTCAAAGTGTTTGGTTTCACTTCTGTTGAAGTGAAACTACCTATGTTGAGTTTAATTCATAACCCTATAATCaagaaaatttttttttttagaactgtCTTAATATGATATAGTGTCAGACCTAATGAACCTTTATGGACTAGTACACAGCTGTGTTCTACTGTACATGCTAACACATAGTACTACCACAGGTACTTTGATAAAGGTTGTACTCTGTCCTGTATTATGGCATCCACTTGTAAAGTTCACCTGCTTAAATCAGTGTGATACTTTTTTACAAAATATGAACTATGTAGGGAAGGTTGAGAGGTTATTTTAGTACATGAAATGCTCCTCCACTGCTGAAATATGAATAATGCTTTTCAGGATTTTAAGGAACCGAAACCAACTATTTCTGCTCAAATGGCAAGAGGTTTTGAAGAATCTTCGGTCAGTAATGTGGTTTATATGTTCAAA from Notolabrus celidotus isolate fNotCel1 chromosome 9, fNotCel1.pri, whole genome shotgun sequence includes these protein-coding regions:
- the LOC117818455 gene encoding transcription factor BTF3-like; this encodes MKESIMNQEKLAKLQAQVRIGGKGSARRKKKVVHRTATADDKKLQFSLKKLGVNNISGIEEVNMFTNQGTVIHFNNPKVQASLAANTFTITGHAENKQLTEMLPGILNQLGADSLTSLRRLAETLPKPAGENNPPMVTVEEEDDEVPDLVENFDEASKDEAN